One Solanum pennellii chromosome 10, SPENNV200 genomic region harbors:
- the LOC107001141 gene encoding uncharacterized protein LOC107001141 has translation MSNQLRTELGCNVSNWKIYKGMEHSKSNVRGTNEHGYAVHNAYQYMLEVANQGSKTTLLFDENGRFQYFFVSYAAWIIGFREMTKVIAIDGTFLRSKYGGILLSAVAQNAKNHIFPVAFYIVDKECDASYEYFFQNMRSFVDVTDELCIISDRHPSIRKKVLRIYPASHYGCCMRHLGENIRNNFHNSKVVSHFYKAAKAYDICEFNDHFNQIRDLVPKAAKDLEHIGFHTWSRAFCPENRYNIMTSNITKSVNSMCDVEREFTIVALFDEINRRFALLFHHRRMELVHSENRFVPSIEKDISQYVNADNKLLSHQFVNYKICITSHGDVATVDLQRRTCTCKIFDLDKIPCPHAMEAIRSQHGDDFRNQIYQYSTPYYPVKNT, from the exons ATGTCAAATCAACTCCGCACAGAATTGGGTTGTAATGTAAGCAATTGGAAGATTTATAAGGGCATGGAGCATTCTAAGTCTAATGTTAGGGGAACAAATGAGCACGGGTACGCAGTGCATAATGCATACCAGTATATGCTTGAAGTTGCGAATCAAGGAAGCAAGACGACATTGTTGTTCGATGAAAATGGGAGGTTCCAGTACTTCTTTGTATCATATGCTGCTTGGATAATTGGTTTTCGAGAAATGACAAAAGTAATAGCCATTGATGGCACATTTCTAAGGAGCAAGTATGGAGGAATTCTGCTATCGGCGGTGGCACAAAATGCCAAGAATCATATATTTCCAGTGGCTTTCTATATCGTGGACAAGGAATGCGATGcctcatatgaatatttttttcaaaatatgagaagCTTTGTAGATGTTACTGATGAGTTGTGCATTATCTCTGATAGGCATCCAAGTATTCGAAAGAAGGTTTTGAGAATCTACCCTGCATCTCATTACGGTTGTTGCATGAGACACCTTGGGGAAAATATTCGAAATAACTTTCACAATTCAAAGGTAGTGTCCCATTTTTATAAAGCAGCAAAGGCGTACGATATATGTGAGTTCAATGACCATTTTAATCAAATAAGAGATTTGGTGCCAAAGGCCGCTAAAGATCTTGAACATATTGGATTTCACACATGGAGTAGGGCATTTTGCCCGGAAAATAG ATATAACATTATGACGTCAAACATCACGAAATCGGTGAATTCTATGTGTGATGTTGAAAGAGAATTTACCATTGTCgctctatttgatgaaataaacaggAGATTTGCATTGTTATTTCACCATAGGCGTATGGAACTGGTGCACTCCGAAAATAGATTTGTTCCTTCAATTGAAAAAGACATATCACAGTATGTCAATGCGGACAACAAGTTGTTGTCCCATCAATTCGTTAACTACAAGATCTGTATCACTAGTCATGGAGATGTTGCTACTGTGGATCTACaaagaagaacttgtacttGTAAAATTTTTGATTTAGACAAAATACCTTGTCCACATGCCATGGAAGCGATTCGATCCCAGCATGGTGATGATTTCAGAAATCAGATTTATCAGTATTCCACTCCATATTATCCAGTGAAAAATACATAA